One Microbacterium marinum genomic window carries:
- the gndA gene encoding NADP-dependent phosphogluconate dehydrogenase — MSSTPSPTGPSTDQDQAPDEATQKHEGAPQPEEVDRPTTPHASSDGAGDGEGPANIGVVGLAVMGSNLARNLASREGNTVAVFNRSRSKTDELVEAHPEAEFVPAFTYEEFAASLQKPRTAIIMVKAGRPTDAVIDELMRVFEPGDIIIDGGNSLFTDTIRREKAVSEAGYNFVGMGVSGGEEGALNGPSLMPGGPDEAWVTLGPILKSIAAVAEGEPCVTHVGHDGAGHFVKMVHNGIEYADMQLIAEAYDLIRRGTGKTPAEIADIFAEWNRGELESYLIEITAEVLRQTDAATGKPLVDVIVDQAGAKGTGAWTVQTALDLGVPVSGIAEATFARSLSSHREQRDVSGSLPGPSSEDFSVEDADAFVEQVRLALYASKIVAYSQGFDEIRAGAAQYGWEIDLGAVSKIWRGGCIIRAQFLNRIADAYDAEADLPVLLTAPYFVEALGRTQDAWREIVRISAASGIPAPAFSSSLAYYDGLRADRLPAALIQGQRDFFGAHTYKRIDKDGTFHTLWSGDRSEIEAEDTH; from the coding sequence ATGTCGTCGACCCCTTCGCCCACCGGACCTTCGACCGATCAGGATCAGGCTCCGGACGAAGCCACCCAGAAGCACGAGGGGGCGCCGCAGCCCGAGGAGGTCGACCGTCCCACGACGCCGCACGCGAGCAGCGACGGCGCCGGCGACGGTGAGGGCCCTGCGAACATCGGCGTCGTCGGCCTTGCGGTGATGGGCTCGAACCTCGCCCGCAACCTCGCCTCCCGCGAGGGGAACACGGTCGCCGTGTTCAACCGGTCGCGCTCGAAGACCGACGAACTGGTCGAGGCGCACCCCGAGGCGGAGTTCGTCCCCGCCTTCACGTACGAGGAGTTCGCCGCGTCGCTGCAGAAGCCGCGCACCGCGATCATCATGGTCAAGGCCGGGCGGCCCACGGATGCCGTCATCGACGAGCTGATGCGCGTGTTCGAGCCCGGCGACATCATCATCGACGGCGGCAACAGCCTGTTCACCGACACCATCCGCCGCGAGAAGGCTGTTTCCGAGGCCGGTTACAACTTCGTCGGCATGGGCGTCTCGGGCGGCGAGGAGGGCGCGCTCAACGGCCCGTCCCTCATGCCCGGCGGTCCCGACGAGGCGTGGGTCACCCTCGGCCCGATCCTGAAGTCGATCGCCGCGGTCGCCGAGGGCGAGCCGTGCGTCACGCACGTCGGCCACGACGGTGCCGGACACTTCGTGAAGATGGTCCACAACGGCATCGAGTACGCCGACATGCAGCTCATCGCCGAGGCGTACGACCTCATCCGCCGCGGCACGGGCAAGACCCCCGCCGAGATCGCCGACATCTTCGCCGAGTGGAACCGCGGCGAGCTCGAGAGCTACCTCATCGAGATCACCGCCGAAGTGCTCCGCCAGACGGATGCCGCCACCGGCAAGCCCCTCGTGGACGTCATCGTCGACCAGGCCGGCGCCAAGGGCACCGGCGCCTGGACGGTGCAGACCGCCCTCGATCTGGGCGTGCCGGTCTCCGGCATCGCCGAGGCCACCTTCGCCCGGTCGCTGTCCTCGCACCGCGAGCAGCGTGACGTGTCGGGATCCCTGCCCGGCCCGTCCTCCGAGGACTTCTCCGTCGAGGATGCCGATGCGTTCGTCGAGCAGGTCCGCCTCGCCCTCTACGCGTCGAAGATCGTCGCGTACAGCCAGGGCTTCGACGAGATCCGCGCCGGCGCCGCCCAGTACGGCTGGGAGATCGACCTCGGTGCGGTCAGCAAGATCTGGCGCGGCGGCTGCATCATCCGCGCCCAGTTCCTGAACCGCATCGCCGACGCCTACGACGCCGAAGCCGACCTCCCGGTCCTGCTCACCGCGCCGTACTTCGTCGAGGCGCTCGGCCGCACCCAGGACGCGTGGCGCGAGATCGTCCGCATCTCGGCGGCATCCGGCATCCCCGCCCCCGCTTTCAGCTCTTCGCTCGCCTACTACGACGGCCTCCGCGCGGACCGGCTGCCCGCCGCCCTCATCCAGGGACAGCGCGACTTCTTCGGCGCCCACACCTACAAGCGCATCGACAAGGACGGCACCTTCCACACCCTGTGGTCGGGAGACCGCAGCGAGATCGAAGCGGAAGACACCCACTGA
- a CDS encoding 50S ribosomal protein L25/general stress protein Ctc: MSTETDTKVVAELREQFGKGFARRLRAAGKIPAVIYGHGTAPVHVALPGHQVFLLVRRANAVLELEINGEQQLTLVKDVQKDPVHQIIEHIDLLVVKKGEKIQVDVPVVVTGESFAGTIAVQDATSVSLEVEATHIPGNVEVSVEGLEEGAQITAADITLPRGATLLADPETLIVAVSVPAAPVEDEAEATEGDEAADAAAEDAPAEDAAE; the protein is encoded by the coding sequence ATGTCGACTGAGACCGACACCAAGGTCGTCGCCGAGCTGCGCGAGCAGTTCGGTAAGGGCTTCGCCCGCCGCCTCCGCGCCGCCGGCAAGATCCCCGCCGTCATCTACGGTCACGGCACCGCCCCCGTCCACGTGGCCCTTCCCGGACACCAGGTCTTCCTGCTCGTCCGCCGCGCCAACGCGGTCCTCGAGCTCGAGATCAACGGCGAGCAGCAGCTCACCCTGGTCAAGGACGTCCAGAAGGACCCCGTGCACCAGATCATCGAGCACATCGACCTTCTCGTCGTGAAGAAGGGCGAGAAGATCCAGGTCGACGTCCCCGTCGTCGTCACCGGTGAGTCCTTCGCCGGCACCATCGCCGTGCAGGACGCGACCTCCGTTTCGCTCGAGGTCGAGGCCACCCACATCCCCGGCAACGTCGAGGTCTCGGTCGAGGGCCTCGAAGAGGGCGCGCAGATCACCGCCGCCGACATCACCCTGCCCCGCGGCGCGACGCTGCTGGCCGACCCGGAGACGCTCATCGTCGCCGTGTCCGTGCCCGCCGCCCCCGTCGAGGACGAGGCTGAGGCGACCGAGGGCGACGAGGCCGCTGACGCAGCTGCCGAGGACGCTCCCGCCGAGGACGCCGCAGAGTAA
- the pth gene encoding aminoacyl-tRNA hydrolase, producing MSDSWLIVGLGNPGPRYEATRHNVGQMVIDELAARRSETLRAHKANARVAETWLRPGAAKLVLAKPNSFMNVSGGPVASLAKFYGIPAERVIVIHDELDIPFDTLKLKTGGGHGGHNGVRDVAKALGTPEFPRVRVGIGRPPGRQDPADWVLDPFGASERQALPIAISDAADAVELLVDEGLLAAQQRHHAPRA from the coding sequence ATGTCAGACAGCTGGCTCATCGTGGGCCTCGGCAATCCCGGGCCGCGCTACGAGGCGACTCGCCACAACGTCGGTCAGATGGTGATCGACGAGCTCGCGGCGCGGCGATCCGAGACGCTTCGCGCCCACAAGGCGAACGCCCGTGTTGCGGAGACCTGGTTGCGACCCGGCGCGGCGAAGCTCGTGCTCGCGAAGCCGAACTCCTTCATGAATGTGTCGGGCGGGCCCGTGGCATCCCTTGCGAAGTTCTACGGCATCCCGGCGGAGCGCGTCATCGTCATCCACGACGAGCTCGACATCCCGTTCGACACCCTCAAGCTGAAGACCGGGGGCGGTCACGGCGGCCACAACGGCGTCCGCGACGTCGCCAAGGCGCTGGGGACGCCGGAGTTCCCGCGGGTGCGCGTCGGCATCGGACGTCCGCCCGGGCGTCAGGACCCCGCGGACTGGGTGCTCGACCCGTTCGGCGCGTCCGAGCGTCAGGCGCTCCCGATCGCGATCTCGGATGCCGCGGACGCCGTCGAGCTCCTCGTGGACGAGGGCCTGCTCGCGGCGCAGCAGCGGCACCACGCGCCGCGCGCCTGA
- the mfd gene encoding transcription-repair coupling factor translates to MTIPGIVRALEQADSFREALAAGSADADFSAVTGVDAPLLAGLLQRRAAAGRPAALLLVAPTGRRAESIGAALQCLLPEATVRHLPAWETLPHERLSPSAETVGRRLSVLRDAANWDGSSPLIVTASVRGALQPIAAGLTDAGVVQLDVGSRGHEQGDVVRRLVELAYHRVDMVSRRGEFAVRGGILDVFPPVADHPFRVDFFGDEVDQIRAFSVADQRSLPGEVRSVTLLPSRELLLTESVRERAASLRDRMPGLGTMLEKMSEGIPVEGMESLLPAVADAVLPLVDYLPESAAVAVVDPERAVTRAMTLSETNREFLEAAWSAATAGGDSPVDLGAGDFLSLPDLREAASARGGTWWTFSTFDSGAADAEAEGLVESADGAVRVPATAVPSFQGNVDGATEHIARLLGDGWRVVVAASGTGLVERSRDVLAERGLAARAVDAIDDVPEPGVAVSTVATLEAGFQFGGAKLAVFTESDFYGRTIGGDNRVVKKLASRRKNVVDPLQLKAGDYVVHSTHGIGKFVELVQREVSSGGRNAVKSTREYLVLEYAPSKRGHPGDKLFVPTDQLDLLSRYVGGEAPQLSKMGGSDWAAAKGKARRAVRDIAVELVKLYSARMSSKGYAFGPDTPWQRELEEAFPFAETPDQLQTIDEIKADMEKPIPMDRLLSGDVGFGKTEVAVRAAFKAIQEGKQVAMLVPTTLLVKQHLETFTERFAGFPVKVRPLSRFQTDKEARETLAGITDGTVDMVIGTHRILTEKVAFKDLGLMIIDEEQRFGVEHKDALKKLKTNVDILAMSATPIPRTLEMAVTGIREMSTLATPPEDRHPILTYVGARSDKQIAAAIRRELLREGQVFFVHNRVSSIQRVAAQLAELVPEARIAVAHGQMGEHALEQVVDDFWERRADVLVSTTIIETGLDIANANTMIIDRADKYGLSQLHQLRGRVGRGRERAYAYFLYDEHKPLSETAADRLETIAVNNDLGSGMQVALKDLEIRGAGNLLGAEQAGHIAGVGFDLYLRMIGEAVATFRGDETEGPTELRLELPVQARIPESYIDSERLRLEAYQKLSAAAAVTAAPDAIDLVLEELTDRYGAPPAEVEGLIAIARLRRRAAASGLSDVVAMGPNLRIAPAQLPDSIRVRLQRLHPKAKVVAGGDAMVVPLPTAAGEPLADADLIAWTAQLLDQIFPLPAADSDA, encoded by the coding sequence GTGACAATTCCCGGGATCGTGCGCGCCCTCGAGCAGGCTGACAGTTTCCGGGAGGCCCTCGCTGCGGGTTCCGCGGATGCCGATTTCTCGGCGGTGACCGGCGTCGATGCGCCCCTGCTGGCCGGCCTCCTCCAGCGCCGCGCGGCGGCCGGACGCCCCGCCGCTCTGCTTCTCGTGGCTCCGACCGGTCGCCGGGCGGAGAGCATCGGTGCCGCTCTCCAGTGTCTTCTGCCGGAAGCGACCGTCCGCCATCTGCCCGCGTGGGAGACGCTCCCGCACGAGCGGCTGAGCCCCAGCGCCGAGACCGTCGGGCGCCGCCTCAGTGTGCTTCGCGACGCCGCCAACTGGGACGGCTCCTCGCCGCTCATCGTGACCGCGTCCGTGCGCGGGGCGCTGCAGCCGATCGCGGCAGGGCTGACGGATGCCGGTGTCGTCCAGCTCGACGTCGGCTCGCGCGGCCATGAGCAGGGCGATGTCGTGCGGCGGCTCGTCGAGCTCGCCTACCACCGCGTCGACATGGTCTCCCGCCGCGGCGAGTTCGCGGTGCGCGGCGGGATCCTCGACGTGTTCCCGCCGGTCGCCGATCACCCGTTCCGCGTGGATTTCTTCGGCGACGAGGTCGACCAGATCCGGGCGTTCTCCGTCGCAGACCAGCGGTCGCTGCCCGGTGAGGTGCGGAGCGTCACCCTCCTGCCCAGCCGCGAGCTCCTCCTGACCGAGAGCGTCCGCGAGCGCGCGGCATCCCTTCGCGACCGGATGCCGGGCCTCGGCACCATGCTCGAGAAGATGAGCGAGGGCATTCCCGTCGAGGGGATGGAGTCGCTGCTGCCGGCCGTCGCCGACGCGGTGCTCCCGCTCGTGGACTACCTGCCCGAGAGCGCCGCGGTGGCCGTCGTCGACCCGGAGCGTGCCGTCACCCGCGCGATGACGCTGAGCGAGACGAACCGCGAGTTCCTCGAGGCGGCCTGGAGCGCCGCGACCGCGGGCGGCGACAGCCCGGTCGACCTGGGCGCGGGCGACTTCCTCTCGCTCCCCGATCTGCGCGAGGCGGCATCCGCCCGCGGCGGCACCTGGTGGACGTTCAGCACGTTCGACTCCGGAGCTGCTGACGCCGAGGCCGAGGGTCTTGTGGAGTCCGCTGATGGTGCCGTCCGCGTGCCCGCGACGGCGGTGCCCTCGTTCCAGGGCAACGTCGACGGCGCGACGGAGCACATCGCCCGTCTGCTCGGTGACGGGTGGCGCGTGGTGGTCGCGGCATCCGGAACCGGACTCGTCGAACGCTCCCGCGACGTGCTCGCGGAGCGCGGTCTCGCGGCGCGCGCCGTCGACGCGATCGACGACGTGCCCGAGCCGGGGGTCGCCGTCTCGACCGTCGCCACGCTCGAGGCGGGCTTCCAGTTCGGGGGCGCGAAGCTCGCCGTCTTCACCGAGAGCGACTTCTACGGCCGCACGATCGGCGGCGACAATCGCGTCGTCAAGAAGCTCGCGTCGCGCCGCAAGAACGTCGTCGACCCGCTGCAGCTGAAGGCCGGCGATTACGTCGTGCATTCCACGCACGGCATCGGCAAGTTCGTCGAGCTCGTCCAGCGCGAGGTCTCGTCGGGCGGTCGCAACGCCGTGAAGAGCACGCGAGAGTACCTCGTGCTCGAGTACGCGCCGTCCAAGCGCGGGCACCCCGGCGACAAGCTCTTCGTCCCGACCGACCAGCTCGACCTGCTGTCGCGGTACGTCGGCGGCGAGGCCCCGCAGCTGTCGAAGATGGGTGGCTCGGATTGGGCCGCCGCGAAGGGCAAGGCGCGCAGGGCGGTCCGCGACATCGCGGTCGAGCTCGTGAAGCTGTACTCGGCGCGCATGTCGTCGAAGGGATACGCGTTCGGTCCAGACACGCCGTGGCAGCGCGAGCTCGAAGAGGCGTTCCCGTTCGCCGAGACGCCCGATCAGCTGCAGACGATCGACGAGATCAAGGCCGACATGGAGAAGCCGATCCCGATGGACCGCCTGCTCTCCGGCGACGTCGGCTTTGGCAAGACCGAGGTCGCCGTCCGTGCCGCGTTCAAGGCGATCCAGGAGGGCAAGCAGGTCGCGATGCTCGTCCCGACGACGCTGCTCGTCAAGCAGCACCTCGAGACGTTCACCGAGCGCTTCGCCGGGTTCCCGGTCAAGGTGCGGCCGCTGTCGCGCTTCCAGACCGACAAGGAAGCGCGCGAGACCCTCGCGGGCATCACCGACGGCACGGTCGACATGGTGATCGGCACGCACCGCATCCTCACCGAGAAGGTCGCGTTCAAGGATCTCGGGCTGATGATCATCGACGAGGAGCAGCGGTTCGGCGTTGAGCACAAGGACGCGCTCAAGAAGCTGAAGACGAACGTCGACATCCTCGCGATGAGCGCGACCCCGATCCCGCGGACGCTCGAGATGGCGGTGACGGGCATCCGCGAGATGTCGACGCTCGCGACGCCGCCCGAGGACCGGCATCCGATCCTCACCTACGTCGGTGCGCGCAGCGACAAGCAGATCGCCGCCGCAATCCGGCGCGAGCTCCTCCGCGAGGGGCAGGTGTTCTTCGTCCACAACCGGGTGTCGTCGATCCAGCGCGTCGCCGCGCAGCTGGCCGAACTCGTGCCCGAGGCGCGTATCGCCGTCGCGCACGGACAGATGGGCGAGCACGCACTCGAGCAGGTCGTGGACGACTTCTGGGAGCGTCGCGCTGACGTGCTCGTGTCGACGACGATCATCGAGACCGGTCTCGACATCGCGAACGCCAACACGATGATCATCGACCGCGCCGACAAGTACGGCTTGTCGCAGCTGCACCAGTTGCGCGGCCGTGTCGGTCGTGGTCGGGAGCGCGCGTACGCCTACTTCCTGTACGACGAGCACAAGCCGCTGAGCGAGACCGCCGCCGACCGTCTCGAGACGATCGCGGTGAACAACGATCTCGGGTCGGGCATGCAGGTCGCGCTGAAGGACCTCGAGATCCGCGGCGCCGGCAACCTGCTGGGTGCCGAACAAGCCGGACACATCGCCGGTGTCGGGTTCGACCTGTACCTCCGGATGATCGGCGAGGCCGTCGCGACGTTCCGCGGCGACGAGACCGAAGGGCCGACCGAGCTGCGGCTCGAGCTGCCCGTGCAGGCGCGCATCCCGGAGTCGTACATCGACAGCGAGCGGCTGCGCCTCGAGGCGTACCAGAAGCTGTCCGCTGCGGCTGCGGTCACAGCCGCGCCCGACGCGATCGACCTGGTGCTCGAGGAGCTGACCGATCGTTACGGTGCGCCGCCGGCCGAGGTCGAGGGACTGATCGCGATCGCGCGGCTGCGGCGTCGCGCCGCGGCATCCGGCCTGTCCGACGTCGTCGCGATGGGGCCGAACCTGCGCATCGCGCCGGCGCAGCTGCCCGACTCGATCCGCGTGCGCCTGCAGCGCCTGCACCCCAAGGCGAAGGTCGTCGCCGGGGGAGACGCGATGGTCGTGCCGCTCCCGACGGCGGCCGGCGAGCCGCTCGCAGATGCCGACCTCATCGCGTGGACCGCACAGCTGCTCGATCAGATCTTCCCGCTGCCCGCCGCCGACAGCGACGCGTAG
- the gdhA gene encoding NADP-specific glutamate dehydrogenase, with product MTESLAPLPASVDAVFETVTARNPHEPEFQQAVHEVLQSIAPVLERHPGFASGGIVERLVEPERQIMFRVPWLDDAGTVRVNRGFRVQFSSVLGPYKGGLRFHPSVNLSIIKFLGFEQIFKNALTGQGIGGAKGGSDFDPHGRSDAEIMRFCQSFMNELYRHLGEHTDVPAGDIGVGGREIGYLFGQYRKITNRHESGMFTGKGVQWGGAEVRTEATGYGAVFFAEEMLAVHGASLEGTRVGVSGSGNVAIYAISKARQLGAVPVTASDSSGYVVDDAGIDVDLLRQIKEVERGRIAEYATRRPSARFIEGARPWEVAVDIAIPAATQNELDETDAAALIAGGVRAVSEGANMPCTPGAVAAFQRAGVLFGPGKAANAGGVATSALEMSQNASRQRWSFDDSEVKLRAIIADIHRAAFAAAEQYDRGGDYVAGANIAGFERVAHAMLAQGVI from the coding sequence GTGACCGAATCCCTCGCTCCTCTGCCTGCCTCCGTCGACGCGGTCTTCGAGACCGTCACCGCACGCAATCCCCACGAACCCGAGTTCCAGCAGGCGGTGCACGAGGTCCTGCAGTCGATCGCCCCCGTCCTCGAACGTCACCCCGGGTTCGCGTCGGGCGGCATCGTGGAGCGGCTCGTCGAGCCGGAACGCCAGATCATGTTCCGCGTGCCCTGGCTCGACGACGCCGGCACCGTGCGCGTCAACCGCGGGTTCCGCGTGCAGTTCTCCTCCGTTCTCGGCCCGTACAAGGGCGGTCTGCGCTTCCACCCGAGCGTGAACCTGTCGATCATCAAGTTCCTCGGCTTCGAGCAGATCTTCAAGAACGCGCTCACTGGGCAGGGCATCGGCGGCGCCAAGGGCGGCAGCGATTTCGACCCTCACGGGCGGTCGGATGCCGAGATCATGCGCTTCTGCCAGTCGTTCATGAACGAGCTGTACCGCCACCTCGGCGAGCACACCGACGTTCCCGCCGGCGACATCGGCGTCGGAGGACGCGAGATCGGCTACCTGTTCGGGCAGTACCGCAAGATCACCAACCGCCACGAATCGGGCATGTTCACGGGCAAGGGCGTGCAGTGGGGCGGCGCCGAGGTACGCACCGAAGCCACCGGTTACGGTGCCGTCTTCTTCGCCGAGGAGATGCTCGCGGTCCACGGCGCCTCGCTGGAAGGCACGCGCGTCGGCGTGTCGGGGTCGGGCAACGTGGCGATCTACGCGATCTCAAAGGCGCGCCAGCTCGGCGCGGTGCCGGTCACCGCCTCGGATTCGTCCGGGTACGTCGTCGACGATGCGGGGATCGATGTCGACCTGCTGCGGCAGATCAAGGAGGTCGAGCGCGGCCGCATCGCGGAGTACGCGACGCGCCGTCCGTCAGCGCGGTTCATCGAGGGCGCGCGGCCGTGGGAGGTCGCCGTCGACATCGCGATCCCCGCCGCGACGCAGAACGAGCTCGACGAGACGGATGCCGCTGCGCTCATCGCCGGCGGGGTCCGCGCGGTTTCGGAGGGCGCCAATATGCCGTGCACGCCCGGCGCGGTCGCCGCGTTCCAGCGCGCGGGTGTGCTCTTCGGCCCCGGAAAAGCGGCGAACGCCGGCGGCGTGGCGACATCGGCGCTCGAGATGAGCCAGAACGCATCGCGCCAGCGGTGGAGCTTCGACGACAGCGAGGTGAAACTGCGCGCGATCATCGCCGACATCCATCGCGCCGCCTTCGCCGCGGCCGAACAGTACGACCGCGGCGGCGACTACGTCGCAGGGGCCAACATCGCAGGGTTCGAACGGGTCGCGCACGCGATGCTCGCTCAGGGAGTGATCTGA
- a CDS encoding phosphoenolpyruvate carboxylase produces MHELTHTEAIDLVGRYEAEQEIPEQMRADVRALGSLLGRVLRESGSPGLFDDVERLRVATIQAYTDETPEAFARAASIADGFTLERAEEVARAFTAYFHLVNLVEEHQRVRILRERGGRVESADAADSITTAYRRLSEEIGAEAALERLQGLRFHPVFTAHPTEARRRAVSSSIRRLAELLGERDAAEPDSVDQRRTERRMLEEVDTLWRTAPLRPEKPSPTDEVRAVMAIFDETLYTAVPHVYRRIDDALQGDDAGARAPIVRPFVRIGSWVGGDRDGNPFVTAKTTRKAAAIASEHVLLGLERTANRVGRTLTLDAESTPPSTELIALWHRLKDADEDAASDIAKRSPNEPYRRIMLLLARKIAATRTRDADLAYRDPEHLLADLRTVQDSLVRASASRQAFGHLQQLIWQVETFGFHLTELEVRQHSAVHRKVLDEFESGAARSELADEVLEVFRTIAFLQERYGPRAAGRYIVSFTQSAQDLANVHLLARHAVGPDGAVPVLDVIPLFETFADLQAAPGILAEIVEHPAFASRLDATGRRLEVMLGYSDSSKDVGPVAANLALYEAQAAISGWAVEQGIELTLFHGRGGALGRGGGPANSAILAQPPHSVDGRFKLTEQGEVIFARYGDPAIAVRHIDQVAAATLLASSPSIEHRNRDAAERYAEVADVMDAASRERFFSLVKAPGFAPWFAKVTPMEEIGLLALGSRPARRGLSVESLEDLRAIPWVFAWTQARINLAGWFGLGTALDTVGDEAKLRRAYDEWPLFRTLIDNVAMSLAKTDDRIARHYLDLGDRDDLATLVREEMALTRAWVVRLTGGTELLANRPVLGRAVKMRSPYVDALSLLQLRALRGLRAAEGGQVDPDLQRLLLLSVSGVAAGLQNTG; encoded by the coding sequence GTGCACGAACTGACCCACACCGAAGCCATCGATCTCGTCGGACGGTACGAGGCGGAGCAGGAGATCCCCGAGCAGATGCGCGCCGACGTGCGCGCCCTCGGATCGCTGCTCGGACGCGTCCTCCGCGAGAGCGGATCGCCCGGGCTCTTCGACGACGTCGAACGCCTCCGGGTCGCGACGATCCAGGCGTACACCGATGAGACACCCGAGGCGTTCGCCCGGGCGGCATCCATCGCCGACGGCTTCACCCTCGAACGCGCAGAAGAAGTCGCACGCGCCTTCACCGCCTACTTCCACCTCGTGAACCTCGTCGAGGAGCACCAGCGCGTGCGGATCCTCCGCGAGCGCGGCGGGCGCGTCGAGTCCGCCGACGCCGCCGACTCGATCACCACCGCCTACCGTCGGCTGTCGGAGGAGATCGGCGCCGAGGCCGCACTCGAGCGCTTGCAGGGACTCCGCTTCCACCCCGTCTTCACGGCGCACCCCACCGAGGCCCGCCGTCGCGCGGTGTCGTCGAGCATCCGACGCCTCGCCGAACTGCTCGGCGAGCGGGATGCCGCGGAACCCGACAGCGTCGACCAGCGACGCACCGAGCGGCGGATGCTCGAGGAGGTCGACACGCTGTGGCGCACCGCGCCGCTGCGGCCTGAGAAGCCCTCTCCCACCGATGAAGTCCGCGCCGTCATGGCGATCTTCGACGAGACGCTGTACACCGCCGTCCCCCACGTCTACCGCCGCATCGACGACGCCCTGCAGGGCGACGACGCCGGCGCACGCGCCCCGATCGTCCGGCCCTTCGTCCGCATCGGCTCGTGGGTCGGCGGCGACCGCGACGGCAACCCGTTCGTCACCGCGAAGACCACCCGCAAGGCCGCCGCCATCGCCAGCGAGCACGTGCTCCTCGGCCTGGAGCGCACCGCCAACCGGGTCGGTCGTACCCTCACCCTCGACGCCGAGTCCACCCCGCCCAGCACCGAGCTCATCGCCCTCTGGCACCGGCTGAAGGATGCCGACGAAGACGCGGCATCCGACATCGCCAAGCGCTCCCCCAACGAGCCGTATCGCCGGATCATGCTGCTGCTGGCGCGCAAGATCGCCGCCACCCGCACGCGCGACGCCGACCTCGCCTACCGCGACCCCGAGCACCTCCTCGCCGACCTTCGGACCGTGCAGGACTCGCTCGTGCGCGCCTCCGCCTCGCGGCAGGCGTTCGGTCACCTGCAGCAGCTCATCTGGCAGGTGGAGACCTTCGGCTTCCACCTCACCGAGCTCGAGGTTCGTCAGCACTCGGCCGTGCACCGGAAGGTGCTCGACGAGTTCGAATCCGGCGCGGCACGCTCGGAGCTCGCCGACGAGGTGCTCGAGGTGTTCCGCACCATCGCGTTCCTGCAGGAGCGCTACGGCCCGCGCGCCGCCGGTCGCTACATCGTGTCGTTCACGCAGTCGGCGCAGGACCTCGCCAACGTGCACCTGCTCGCGCGCCACGCCGTCGGCCCCGACGGCGCCGTCCCCGTGCTCGACGTGATCCCCCTGTTCGAGACCTTCGCCGACCTGCAGGCCGCACCCGGCATCCTCGCCGAGATCGTCGAGCACCCCGCCTTCGCCTCGCGACTGGATGCCACCGGTCGCCGCCTCGAGGTCATGCTCGGCTACTCCGACTCGTCGAAGGACGTCGGCCCCGTCGCCGCGAACCTCGCCCTCTACGAGGCGCAGGCGGCCATCTCGGGCTGGGCCGTCGAGCAGGGCATCGAGCTCACGCTCTTCCACGGTCGAGGCGGCGCTCTCGGTCGCGGCGGCGGCCCCGCGAACTCCGCCATCCTCGCGCAGCCGCCGCACTCCGTCGACGGTCGGTTCAAGCTCACCGAGCAGGGCGAAGTCATCTTCGCCCGGTACGGCGACCCTGCCATCGCGGTGCGCCACATCGACCAGGTCGCGGCCGCCACACTGCTGGCATCCTCTCCCTCGATCGAGCACCGCAACCGCGATGCGGCAGAGCGGTACGCCGAGGTCGCGGACGTGATGGATGCCGCCTCCCGCGAACGGTTCTTCTCGCTCGTGAAAGCGCCCGGATTCGCGCCGTGGTTCGCGAAGGTCACCCCCATGGAGGAGATCGGCCTGCTCGCGCTCGGCTCACGCCCCGCACGCCGCGGGCTGTCGGTCGAGTCGCTGGAAGACCTGCGAGCCATCCCGTGGGTGTTCGCGTGGACGCAGGCGCGCATCAACCTCGCCGGCTGGTTCGGCCTCGGGACCGCGCTCGACACCGTCGGCGACGAGGCGAAGCTGCGGCGCGCGTACGACGAGTGGCCGCTGTTCCGGACGCTGATCGACAACGTCGCGATGAGCCTCGCGAAGACCGACGACCGCATCGCGCGGCACTACCTCGACCTCGGCGACCGCGACGACCTCGCGACCCTCGTCCGCGAGGAGATGGCACTGACCCGCGCGTGGGTGGTGCGTCTCACCGGCGGCACCGAGCTGCTCGCGAACCGCCCGGTCCTCGGGCGCGCCGTCAAGATGCGGAGCCCCTACGTCGACGCCCTCTCGCTGCTCCAGCTGCGCGCCCTGCGCGGACTGCGCGCCGCCGAGGGCGGACAGGTCGACCCCGACCTGCAGCGCCTCCTGCTGCTCTCCGTGTCGGGCGTCGCCGCCGGACTCCAGAACACCGGCTGA